In Nicotiana tabacum cultivar K326 chromosome 17, ASM71507v2, whole genome shotgun sequence, one DNA window encodes the following:
- the LOC107807290 gene encoding uncharacterized protein LOC107807290 isoform X1 → MANNNIYHHNARTSFSLTEPDAEPDDISVFLRHILNHSSNFMTHETQYSSSLPHLLPKNQHGELSSVLNSSAGGIFSSSYGAYNVPANVSSSSVGTMDNDPDEYECESEGGTEDLGVEGSAQQPPPRNTNSKRSRAAEVHNLSEKRRRSRINEKMKALQNLIPNSNKTDKASMLDEAIEYLKQLQLQVQMLTMRNGLSMYPMGLPRVLQQNQVSQLSMDLCEGNGYTNAKAAGALHVNQDTSLNAIFSPSENRTETKLTPVATMSNVNHSNNAFESESSINVHLDPFQLSRSTCKGILREDWLPLHEMSERQSKTVSIGENVAPTVPFDASGLKRNTLEACFLRYQFGAMGETNMDCDQLLAPQLYRLQKSGSHLIL, encoded by the exons ATGGCCAACAACAATATTTATCATCACAATGCTAgaacttctttttctttgactGAACCTGACGCTGAACCTGACGATATTTCTGTTTTTCTTCGTCATATTCTCAATCATTCATCTAATTTTATGACCCATGAAACGCAATATTCCTCATCGCTACCTCATCTTCTGCCTAAAAATCAGCATGGCGAGTTATCTTCCGTATTGAATTCGTCGGCTGGCGGCATTTTCTCGTCTTCTTACGGAGCTTATAATGTCCCAGCAAATGTTTCTTCTTCATCTGTTGGGACTATGGACAACGACCCAGatgagtatgaatgtgaaagtgAG GGTGGTACGGAGGACTTAGGGGTGGAAGGTTCAGCACAACAACCACCACCTCGTAACACTAATTCCAAGAGAAGTAGAGCAGCTGAAGTGCACAATTTGTCTGAAAAG AGGAGGAGAAGCAGAATAAATGAGAAGATGAAAGCATTGCAAAATCTTATTCCAAATTCTAACAAG ACTGACAAGGCGTCAATGCTTGATGAAGCTATTGAGTACCTCAAGCAGCTTCAGCTCCAAGTACAG ATGTTGACAATGAGAAATGGGTTAAGCATGTATCCTATGGGCCTACCACGAGTGTTACAGCAAAATCAAGTCTCCCAGCTAAGTATGGATTTATGCGAGGGGAATGGATACACAAATGCTAAAGCGGCTGGGGCTCTCCACGTAAACCAAGACACTTCGTTAAATGCCATTTTTAGTCCATCTGAAAATCGTACAGAGACAAAGCTAACACCAGTGGCAACTATGTCAAATGTAAACCATTCAAACAATGCTTTTGAGTCAGAGTCGTCGATCAATGTTCACCTTGATCCCTTTCAGCTCTCAAGATCTACTTGTAAG GGAATTTTGAGGGAGGATTGGTTACCTTTACATGAAATGAGCGAGCGACAGTCCAAAACTGTTTCAATTG GAGAAAATGTGGCACCCACAGTTCCCTTTGATGCATCTGGCTTGAAGAGAAATACTCTAGAAGCATGCTTTCTCCGATATCAATTTGGAGCTATGGGTGAAACCAATATGGATTGCGACCAACTTCTTGCCCCACAATTGTATAG ATTGCAGAAAAGTGGCTCACATCTCATTCTATAG
- the LOC107807290 gene encoding uncharacterized protein LOC107807290 isoform X2, whose amino-acid sequence MANNNIYHHNARTSFSLTEPDAEPDDISVFLRHILNHSSNFMTHETQYSSSLPHLLPKNQHGELSSVLNSSAGGIFSSSYGAYNVPANVSSSSVGTMDNDPDEYECESEGGTEDLGVEGSAQQPPPRNTNSKRSRAAEVHNLSEKRRRSRINEKMKALQNLIPNSNKTDKASMLDEAIEYLKQLQLQVQMLTMRNGLSMYPMGLPRVLQQNQVSQLSMDLCEGNGYTNAKAAGALHVNQDTSLNAIFSPSENRTETKLTPVATMSNVNHSNNAFESESSINVHLDPFQLSRSTCKGILREDWLPLHEMSERQSKTVSIGENVAPTVPFDASGLKRNTLEACFLRYQFGAMGETNMDCDQLLAPQLYSNF is encoded by the exons ATGGCCAACAACAATATTTATCATCACAATGCTAgaacttctttttctttgactGAACCTGACGCTGAACCTGACGATATTTCTGTTTTTCTTCGTCATATTCTCAATCATTCATCTAATTTTATGACCCATGAAACGCAATATTCCTCATCGCTACCTCATCTTCTGCCTAAAAATCAGCATGGCGAGTTATCTTCCGTATTGAATTCGTCGGCTGGCGGCATTTTCTCGTCTTCTTACGGAGCTTATAATGTCCCAGCAAATGTTTCTTCTTCATCTGTTGGGACTATGGACAACGACCCAGatgagtatgaatgtgaaagtgAG GGTGGTACGGAGGACTTAGGGGTGGAAGGTTCAGCACAACAACCACCACCTCGTAACACTAATTCCAAGAGAAGTAGAGCAGCTGAAGTGCACAATTTGTCTGAAAAG AGGAGGAGAAGCAGAATAAATGAGAAGATGAAAGCATTGCAAAATCTTATTCCAAATTCTAACAAG ACTGACAAGGCGTCAATGCTTGATGAAGCTATTGAGTACCTCAAGCAGCTTCAGCTCCAAGTACAG ATGTTGACAATGAGAAATGGGTTAAGCATGTATCCTATGGGCCTACCACGAGTGTTACAGCAAAATCAAGTCTCCCAGCTAAGTATGGATTTATGCGAGGGGAATGGATACACAAATGCTAAAGCGGCTGGGGCTCTCCACGTAAACCAAGACACTTCGTTAAATGCCATTTTTAGTCCATCTGAAAATCGTACAGAGACAAAGCTAACACCAGTGGCAACTATGTCAAATGTAAACCATTCAAACAATGCTTTTGAGTCAGAGTCGTCGATCAATGTTCACCTTGATCCCTTTCAGCTCTCAAGATCTACTTGTAAG GGAATTTTGAGGGAGGATTGGTTACCTTTACATGAAATGAGCGAGCGACAGTCCAAAACTGTTTCAATTG GAGAAAATGTGGCACCCACAGTTCCCTTTGATGCATCTGGCTTGAAGAGAAATACTCTAGAAGCATGCTTTCTCCGATATCAATTTGGAGCTATGGGTGAAACCAATATGGATTGCGACCAACTTCTTGCCCCACAATTGTATAG CAACTTCTGA